DNA sequence from the Synergistota bacterium genome:
CGTTCGCTCTCCTCTCAGCATCATCTCCCTTAAGTCTCATAACGAGATAGCCCGAAAACCTGACCTCAACTAAGTCTCCCTTTTTCTCGTACCAGCAAGGAAACGAAAGAGCGTAAGACGAAGCGGTGACGAGAAGCAAAAGAAACAAAACTAAGGTGAGAAACACGGTCCTCTTACCCATTGCTCTTCACCACCTTCACGATAGTTATAGCTGAAATTCCTTCTCCCCTTCCAAGAGCTCCCAGCCCCTCAGGACTAACCGCCTTTACGCTAACCATCCCTATATCTATGCCAAGCATGGATGATATATTTTCTCTCATCGCAGATATATATTTCTTAAGACGCGGTACCTGAGCAACTACCGTTATATCAACCTGGTATGGGGAATAACCCCTATCTTTTAGCATCATGAGCACTTTCCTAAGAAAATAATCGCTTCTCATTCCTTCATACACCGGATCTCCCGGAGGGAAATAATCTCCGAGATCCCCCAGCGCTAAGGCTCCGAGCAAAGCATCGCATAGAGAATGCAGAACAACATCAGCATCCGAGTGGCCCAAAAGCCCTTCTGAATGCTCTATTTCCACCCCTCCCAAAAAAAGCTTTTTGCCTCTTACAAGAGGATGAATATCATATCCTAACCCTATTCTTCCCTCCATTTTTATCCTATCTTAACACCTTCTTTATCTTGCCGAATATCATCCTGCCCGCCGCGGTTTGAAGAACGCTCGTCACAGAAATCTCAACGGTTTTACCTATATAATACTTTCCCTCCTCAACAACTACCATCGTTCCATCATCAAGATATCCTACTCCCTGCCCCATTTCTTTACCCTCTCTTATTATCTGAATGACGAGCTCCTCACCGGGCAGAACCACAGGCTTCAGCGCATTAGCCAACTCGTTTATATTGAGCACCTTTATTCCTTCTATATTAGCAACTTTATTTAAATTGTAATCCGTGGTTATTATCTCAGCATTGAGTTTCTTAGCAAGAGATATAAGCTTCTCATCAACGTTTCTCCCCTCTACATCTCCCTCGTATATCTTGACGTTATTCCCTCCCTCACTCTGTAGCTTGGTTAAAACATCAAGGCCCCTCCTTCCCCTGTTTCTCTTCATCGGATCCGTGGAATCCGCAACATACTGGAGCTCATTGAGAACGAATTTCGGTATCAGAATCACACCCTCGAGGAAACCGCTTTTATAAATATCAAATATTCTTCCATCTATTATAACACTCGTATCTACTATCTTTGGACAAACCATCTCCCCATAAGCACTATCTCTTTTCAACCCTTTAAAGGAAAACCTATCCTTAAGCCGTGGAATAGATCCGAAAAACGATATTATCTCTTCCTTTTTAGTGAGCGCTAATCTGACACCTAAATATCCAAAGGCTATGTTAAGTATCAAGGGAAAGTAATCCCCTATTATCGGAATGGGGGTAAGAGAAACCGCTAAGAGATTGGCAATCACAAGCCCCAAGATCAACCCAAGCAAACCTATCGCTATATCGGTAGCCGGAAATTTTTGAAGATCACTTTCAACCTTGCTAACCACTCTCAAAATGGAACCTATTATGCCTGGAGAAAATATGTACATAATAAAGCCCCCGAAGACCGTAATAGCACCAACCAGGCTCATTTTACCCACCGCGGTCAACGGATGCTCTATATATTTGAGAGTATATAAGCCAACCTGATATCCTATTCCCACGCCGAGGAGAACGAAGGTTATCTGAAGGAGCTTTTCCACAAAACGCGGCTGTTTCTCACCCAACTATCACACCTCCTCTATCATCCTCCTACCCTCGAAAGCCTTCGTTAAAGTCAACGAATCCGCCATTTCTATATCCCCGCCTATGGGAATTCCAAAGGCAAGACGTGTAATCTTAACCCTAAAAGGCTTAAGAAGCTCTGCTATATAAAACATAGTAGTATCTCCCTCGACGCTCGGGTCAAGAGCTAATATAACCTCCCTCACATCCCCATTTCTAACCCTGTTTATTAACCCCTCAATATTTATATCCTCAGGGCTTCTCCCCTCAACAAACGATATAAGTCCACCCAAAACGTGATAAACTCCCTTATAACACGATGCTCTCTCTATGCTTAAAAGATCAAGAGTATCCTCTACAACACATATAACCGATCGGTCTCTCGAAGGATCAGAACATATACCACACGGATCGCTATCACTAAGAGCCCCACACACGGAACACGGTCTTAGCTTCTCACGCACCTCAACGAGAAGATCGGCTATCCTTCTAACTCTCTCAGGCTTTTCTCTAAGGAGATAAAAAACGATTCGTTGAGAGCTCTTTTCTCCCAATCCCGGAAGCTCGCTTAAAAGCGCTATAAGTTCCTTAAGAGACTTGGCTAAAACCAAGGGAGCTTCATACCTCCCAGAAGACTTCCCATCCTGCTCATCGCCAGCTCACGAGCCTTCTTTAAGGCATCGTTCGTAGCAGCAACTATAAGATCGGAAAGCATTTCAACATCCTCGGGATTAACAACCTCCGGTTCTATATGAACTTCCAGTATCTCCTGCTGACCGTTAGCCACAACCCTTACCATACCACCACCAGCGGATCCCTCAACCGTTTCCATAGCAAGTTCCTGCTGAACCTTTACGAGCCTATCCTGAAGCTGTTTAAATAATTTCCCTCCCAAGAAAAACACCCCCTTAATAGTGATAGGGCTCTTTCCTCATTATCTTAAAAGCCCTATATATTTGCTCAAAAAGTATCACTCTCGCGAGCTCATGCGTGAAAGTCAATCTCGAAAGAGACCAAACACATGAGACACGCTTCCTAACCTCCTCGGATAACCCTTTTATCCCCCCGAGAATGAAGACCGGCTCCCGTCCTTTAACAAAAAGCTCCTCGAGCTTCTGTGAAAGTCCCATAGACGTTATCATCTCTCCCCTTTCATCAAGGGCTATAAGAAAATCCCTTTCCCTTAAGGCCTTTAATATCTTCTTTCCCTCGGTCTCTGGGTCACCGCTTTCCGGAATTTCATCGATACTTATCCTACAAAGCGGTTTAAGCCTTTTTAAGTACTCATTTATAGCATCTTTATAGAAGGACTGCCTTATTTTCCCCACTGCTACTACCCTTATCCTGTAAGCCATGCTTAACCATCAACCTCTTTAACCTGCTTCTTGGAAGCCATATTTCTCTGCCACATCTCATACATCTAAGCTTAACATCTGCACCCGTTCTTATGACTTTCCACTTCCGTCCCCCGCAAGGGTGAGCCTTCCTCAGAGCGACAATACTTCCAACCCTCATCTTGGAAGATACTTAAGAGGATTCACCGCCCTGCCATCAATTCTGACCTCGAAATAAAGATGAGGCCCCGTTGACCAACCAGTAGAGCCAACGCTACCTATTATTTCCCCTTGCGCGACTCTTTGTCCCTCTCTGACGACTATATCTCTCAAATGGGCATAAACTGTAGCCATTCCCCCTCTATGAAGTATTATAATAACTTTGCCATATCCTCTTAGCCAGCCAGCATAAAGCACCTCACCGCTTGCAGCTGCCTTAACCGCAGTCCCCGTAGGAGCAGCTATATCTATCCCAGCATGGAACCTCTTCGTCTTAAATATAGGATGAATTCTATAGCCAAAGCCTGAGGTAATTCTCCCTCTTACGGGCCATACTAATCTCACCCTTCTGTATCCAAGCCTAAAGCTCCCCCCACTCACCACCCTTCTCGAAGAAGCCATCTTCTTCTCTAAGATTAGCTTTCTTATAGCTAATTCAAGCTTTCGCGAGAGCTCCTCAAATTCCGCACGAGCTCTTTGGTAAAGTTTCTTCTCCTTTTGTATTTTTTTAAGCAGAGCCTGTCTCCTCAATTTCTTCCTCCCAAGCTCTGCCATCTCTTTCTGGAGCGTTCTTTTAAGCGCAAAGAATCTCTTTAGCTTCCTCTCAAGGAGAGCCTTTTCCTTAGAGACTTTCATCTCTTTGCGTCTTATCTCATCAATGAGCGAGGCTTCATAAGAAGCTATTCTCTTAAGATAAAGGCCTCTTAAGGCAAGATCCTCCCACGAGGAAGCCTTAAGAAGAGCCTCAAGATACCCTATCCTGCCATACCTATACATAGCCTTAATTCTGCTTGAGAGAAGCGCCCTTTTCTCCTCGAGCTCCCGAAGCAATCTCGCTATAAGCTTTCTTTTTTTATCTATCTCACTTTTAAGCTTTCTTATCTTGAAATCGGTTATCTTAATCTCAAGTCTTTTTCTCTCTATCTCCTTATCAAGACGATTAATCTGAGCGAGAATGCTCTTCTCCTTCCTCGCCTTGTACTTTATCAGTTTTTCCTGATATCTAAGTTGTTTTTTTATCCTCTCGAGAAGCTTTTGCCTCTTCTCTATCTCCGCATCATAATTTATGGCAAACGAAACTGACGGAAGCAGCAGAAGAATGAATAGTAAAAAAGAAAACCACTTCTTACTCAAGTGTAACCCCTCCGAGAAACTTTTGCACCGCAAAAAGTCCACCTATCAATCCTATCAGTAAGCCAGCGATCGATATCGCCCCACATAGTTTATAAAGAACGCTTATATTGCTTATTAGTGGGACGAAGGGAAACTGCACCGAGATGAACCTGACTGCTTCTTTATAGGCAAAAAACAGCAGAGCAGACGCAAGCCCACCCCCTATCCCTCCCAAAATTACTCCTTCGAATAGAAACGGAAATCTTATAAACCATCGGGTAGCCCCAACGAGTCTCATTATCTCTATCTCTTCTCTCCTCGCGTAAACGACGAGCCTAACGGTATTGAATATAACAAGCAGGGCAGCTACACCGAGTATTAACCCCAAAGCTCCTCCTCCATACAAAAGGAATTTCTGGATAGCAAGAAGTTTTCGAGCTGCCTCTCTCCCATATATAACATCCTCAGTTTCCCTCCAGCTCTTTATAATCCTTACAACTTCTTCTATATCAGAGGCTCGTTTAACCCTTATATCGAATACATCCGGTAAAGGATTACTCTTAAGAAGCTCAAGCAGGTCACCCCTGCCAAGCTCCTTAGCTAACCTTCTTAAGCCCTCCCCACGGGATATAAACCTCGCCTCCTTAACCTCCTTCAGGGCGAGAAGACGAGCATAAACTCTTTGAACATCTGCTGGGGTAGGATTCCCTCTAAGCACGAGCTTTATTCGAAGACTCTGCGAAAGCGATCCTACGGCGAAATGCAGATTCAAACCTATCAGAGCGAAAAGCCCCATTATAAAAAGCACTATAAATATCGTCGTTATCGTGAGAAAGCTCATAAATCCATGCCGCCATAGTCCTTTAAGAGCTTCTCTGACGAAATATCCAAGCCTACGCATCATATCCCCCTTCTTTATCGTCCCTTACTACGGTCCCATCTTTAAGAGCTATAACCCTTTTTCTTAAAGCGTTTACTATATCCCTGTTATGGGTCGCAACAACGACCGTGGTTCCGCGAAGGTTCGCCTCTACTAAAAGATCTATAATGCTTTTTGCTGCTTCAAAGTCAAGATTACCCGTGGGTTCATCGGCAAGAAGTATGGGGGGATCGTTCACAAGCGCTCTTGCCATTGCCGCCCTTTGACGTTCTCCTCCAGAAAGCTGATAGGGAAGCAGATGACTTCTATGAGATAAACCAACCCTTTCGAGAACCTCTTCAACCCGTGCTTCTATTTCTGCAGGATTGCAACCTATAACCTCGAGAGCAAAAGCAATATTCTCACAAACGTTTTTATAAGGTAAAAGCTTGAAATCCTGAAATACCACCCCTATTTGCCTTCTTAAATAAGGGATCCTTCTCTCTTTCATCTTCGCGAGGTTTTCTCCCATAACGTAAACACTGCCCCGTGTCGGCTTTATCTCTCGGTATATAAGCTTAAGGAAGGTTGTCTTACCAGAACCCGTGGGACCTATCAGAAAGACGAATTCTCCCTTTTCTATATGCACGCTAACATCTCTTAAGGCTACTATTCTGTGAGGGTAAACCTTAGTCACCGCGCTAAACCTTATCAAGGAAATCTTTCACCTCTCTCGCGATACCCAAAGCATCAAGCCCCATATATTTAAGAAGATCGGAAGCGCTTCCAGAGAAGCAAAATTTATCCGGAATTCCCAATCTTTTAAGCGGGAGCGGCTTCCTCTCGGAAAGAAGCTCCGCGATCGCTCCACCAAGCCCACCTATAATGCTGTGATCTTCAGCGGTCATAACCCTTCCCGTTTTAGAAACGCTATCCAAAATGAGCTCCTCGGGTAAAGGCTTTATAGAATAGCAATCTATAACCTCCACCGAAATGCCCTCCTTTTCCAACATCTGAGACGCCAAAAGAGCCTCATGAACCAGCGGGCCCTCCGATATGAGCGTGAGATCGCTCCCTTCCTTAAGAAGCTTTCCCTCTCCAATATCGAAATTCTCTCCCCTTTCATAGAGCTCAGGTAGTGAAACCCTGGTCAAGCGAAGATAGAATGGTCCTTCCTCTTCCGCTATCTTCAACACCATAGAGTAAGTAGATTCATAGTCGCAAGTTGCAAGAACTTTGAAGTTAGGCATAACCCTCATAAGAGCTATATCTTCTATGGCATGATGTGTCGCGCCATCCTCCCCAACGGTTATCCCTCCATGAGTGGCAACGATCTTAACGTTAGCCTTAGAGTAAGCTATAGCCACCCTAACCTGGTCATAAGCTCTACAGCTTGCAAACACAGCAAACGTGCTTGCAAACACGGTCTTTCCAGATAAAGCCAAACCTGAAGCGGTAGACATCATGTTCGCCTCAGCTATCCCCATATTAAAAAACCTGTTTGGAAAGCGAGAAGCAAACTTGCTTGTCCTTGTGGAGGAAGAAAGATCAGCATCGAAAACCACTATGTCCTCTCTTTCCTCACCCAGCTTAATAAGAGCCTCACCATAAGCATCTCTAAGGCTTCTTTTAGCAACCATCTGCTATTCCTCCCCAAGCTCTCTAAGCGCAATTTCAACTTCCTCAGGTTTAGGCGCTTTTCCATGAAATGCTACATTATTCTCCATAAAAGATACCCCTTTCCCCTTAACGGTGTGGGCTATAATGATTGAGGGAGCCCCTCTAATTTCCTCGACCCTATCGAAAGCCTCGAGTATTTGGTAAAAATCATGCCCATCTACCTCAAAAACCTCCCACCCAAAAGCTCTCCACTTGGAAGCTATGGGATAGGGAGACATAACCTCATGAACCGAACCATCTATCTGCAACCCGTTATAGTCAAGTATCGCGGTGAAATTATCAAGATGATAATGAGCAGAGGACATTGCAACTTCCCAAACCATTCCTTCCTCTATTTCCCCATCGCCCAGCAGAACGAAAACCCTGTAATCTTTCCTATCAAGCTTCCCAGCTATTGCCATACCTTGAGCTATACCAAAGCCTATTCCCAAGGAACCCGTGGAAGCCTCAACGCCGGGAGTGTCAAGCCTTGAAGGATGTCCCTGGAGGCGAGATCCCACCTTTCTAAGGGTCCAGAGCTCCTCCCGGGGGAAGTACCCACAAAGCGACAAAATGGAATATAGTGCGGGAGCCGCGTGCCCTTTCGATAGAACAAACCTATCCCTCTCAGGCCAATAAGGATCCTTAGGATTATGCCTCATTCTCGCAAAATAAAGGGAAACGAGAATTTCAACCGCAGACAACGAGCCTCCAGGATGTCCCGACCCCGCAATGCCCGTCATCTTAACCACATCGCGTCTAACCTCTTTTGCTATATCCCTGAGCTTCTCTATAAGTTCGACAGACGGCTTTCTCATTCTCTTGTGCTTCCCCCTTCCAAGAGAAGATTCCAACATTCCTTAAAAACCACTCTCACCTTCTCTCTCAGGAGCTCTACTTTCTCCCTAAGCTCGTTTGATATCTCATTCCATTTTACCATGAGATCATTCGTATATCTATAGAGAAAGTCCACCCCCTTAAGATCGATACATGGCATACCAAGAGGTATACATAAGTTTTTAACCTTTGGATCATAACCTATGCCTATAAATGGAGTAGAAGTTATAGCGGAGATCACAAGCGAGTGAAGCCTCATTCCAATGACCACCTCAAACGAGGAAATGAGCTCACAAGCCTCAAGCCAGTTGTCGAGCATCACAAACGGCAAATTATATCTCCGGGAGAGCCTTAAACCCACCTCTCTTTCAACGGAGGGCTGAAATGAAACCAAGGTCAAGGGATGACCAAGCTTTAAAGCCTCCTGAATGATTTCCTCTAAATTCCATTTCCACTGCCTAAAGACAAAGCATATTCCCTTTCTTTCCTGATGAGCGTGAGAAAACTCAAGAGAAAAGGCAGGATCTGGTGTAAAGCAGAGCTTCTCCTTCGGAACGATGCTCTTCATCCCGCTATCCCTCAAGGTTATAAGAGAAGCCCTCTCCAGAGCGAGCTTAAGAAGAGCCATGTTTATCTTCCTTTTTATGGGACCTAAGCTCTGACCATAAACCCAGATCTTCGCTCCTTTAATCCAAGCGAGAAAAAGATGAGTGGCATAGAACGCTGGAGTAAAGGGACCTGTTATATCCTGAAACAACCCGCCTGGACCACTTATCAATAGATCATTCTTACGTATGGTCTTAAAGATAGCTAAAAGGTCTCCCCTCCGCATGGAGGGGAGACCGTGTTCCTCATACGTCTTTTGAGGAGAAGCCGATAAGACAATCAGATCCTCCCTTCCAACACCCACAAGTAAAAGCAGTTTCTTAAGAGCATCGAGAAGCATTTCATCCCCGAGATTCCCGAAGCCGTAATAACCTGATATAAAAACTCTCATTCTCCTCTTAATATCTCCCAAGCCCGTGGAATAAAATAGAGGAAGAAGAGCACAACCACGCTGAGAAACCAACCAAGAATGAAACCGTTAAGCGTCCTTAAAAGCGAGAACAGAACCGGCGTATGAATATGACAGAACGTATTTATAACTGAAACAGGTGCCATAGCTCCGAACATAAAAACGAGCGGTCTATACCTCCAAAGAAATCCTCTATAGCTGAGGAATATGAAGAGAGCAATTGCGGGATAACCTATCAGGAATTCTTTAAATCTCGGACGTGCATAAAGCAGACTCTCAAGAAAGCTTCTTGCTTCCCTCTCGACCAAAGCTGGCCTAAGCAACGGGAAATTTCCGCTTCTTAGAAGATATACTCCCAAAACGGCAATTAGAACCAAGAAAACGAGAAACTCCTCCTTGAGCAAAGGTTCCTTGAGGAAATCCCTTAGCTTCCTTCCTTCACTATAGAAAGCCAATAGCCCTGAAATTAAAAGCGGTAAGAGATACGCCAGCTTAACCCCCTTAAACTGAAGAAGCTTGGTCATGAAAAGCGGCTCACCCAGTACTCCTCCAATGTAAACGGCAGCGGATAGCGACGCCAAGAGTGGATAAAAGCTCAATTCGGTGAATCCCTTTACATAGGATCCAACCCTGTGCTCTAAGGAAACTTTTTTCATTCTCTTAAGAAGTAAGGACATCCCCCATACCGGGAAAACTATTGAAACCATAAAAGCGAGACATATATTTCCAAAAATAAGAGTTCTTTCAAGATAAAAGTTAACATAAATTAGCGTTATAAGAGCCAGAAACACGAGCTTGTAGTGATCGCTTAAGGGTCTCCACAGATCTATAAGGATAACCGTCAGTGAGGCTACCCCGAGTAGAATAACCAGCAGTACCGGTATTGGAATCCACCAGAATGGTAGCGGCTTCGGCACACCAAGCTTGAAACCAATACCCTTTACATCAGCTATAACGGTTGAAACGTACCGAATGTTTTCTCTTATAAGATCGCCAGGCCGATTAAGGAAAAATCTTAAATAAAGGACTCTCATACTTCTTTCCTTTACAGCTCTTAAATATCTTGAAACAGCCTTACCCTCCGTATAAGTAAGCATTTCATTAGGATCTATACTATGAACGAGGAGCAGGCGAGGAAATACCTTAAGAGCAAGGCTTTCCTTCCCAGACTGCTTGGCAAATTCAACGACCCCCATGAGATAGCCTCTTTTTTTCATCTCCTCTGCCACATCATCTATAAAGAGAGGATACCCGAGAACCTCTTCCCCCTCGAATATAACTATTTTCTCGCTTCCGAGTTTATCCATCTGATCAAATATATATCTTATATAAGCACGATTGACTTCTCTAAAATTCTTTATCCGAAGAAAAATCTTAAATCCCGCTCCCTTAAGAAGATCGATCTCCTCCCGCGAGAATCCCAGCGGGATCTCAAGCAAAGTTTCGAGATCCTTTTTAACCTCTATAAGTATGTGATTTCCATAAAGCTTAAGCGATACCCTCTTTCTGCCAAGAGCAGAGCAAAGAGCGGAGGCTACTTCCTTAGCCAGCTTCCCATCTTTGAAAACCGCATAGGTAAAAGATGGATTAAACTCCCCCTTTAGCCAAGCGTAATTAACTCCCTCGTATCCCGGAAATATGATAGCCTTGCCTTCCCTTTCCAGCGTTTCAAGCGTGAAAGCATACACGGAAACAGCGTTAGCCCCACTTTTCCTAAAGTCATTTATAACTTTCCTGAGAGGAACCCCTTCTATCAGCGAAACCGTTTTAAGTTCCTCCATATCGAGAGAAGCGGAAAAGACCCTATTTCCGATTTCCGCAGACACTCTAAGATAAAGCAAATAAAAGCTTGCAGCAAGTCCTGCTAAAAAAAGAGCCATCAAGACTTTACGCGAAATCCTGTATCTCTTCACGCGCCTCCACCCCCAAAAGCAAGAATATCCACTCCAAACTTAAGCAAGGTTCTTCTTAAAAGGCCCAAGGGCAAGCCAACAACGTTAAAATAGCATCCCTCTATCCGCTCTACAAAAAGAGAAGCCCTCCCCTGAATAGCATAAGCTCCTGCCTTACCACTCCACTCACCGCTTCTAAGATAAAGCTCTATCTCCTCACGTGAAAGGGGAGAAAAGCTGACAAGCGTTATTTCACAAGCACTTTCCTTATTCAAAGAGGGAAGCTCAACAACCCCTAAGCCGGTTAAAACTCTGTGCGTTTTCCCTTGAAGAAGCTCAAGCATGTAAAAGGCATCTTCCCACGAAGCAGGTTTTCCGAGAAGTTCTCCATCAAGTTCAACCAACGTATCAGCCCCTATAACCAAGGCTCTTTCGTTTTTACCGAGAAAGGGGAGAAACTTCTCAGCCACGCTTTCCGCCTTAAGAAGCGCGAGCTTAATAGCGAGATTCTCCGGACTTTCTCCCAAATCAAACTTTTCCTCCACATCTGAAGGAGGAATCACATCAAAACGCAACCCTATCATCCTTAAGAGATCCTGTCTTCTC
Encoded proteins:
- a CDS encoding 2-C-methyl-D-erythritol 2,4-cyclodiphosphate synthase gives rise to the protein MEGRIGLGYDIHPLVRGKKLFLGGVEIEHSEGLLGHSDADVVLHSLCDALLGALALGDLGDYFPPGDPVYEGMRSDYFLRKVLMMLKDRGYSPYQVDITVVAQVPRLKKYISAMRENISSMLGIDIGMVSVKAVSPEGLGALGRGEGISAITIVKVVKSNG
- a CDS encoding transketolase; this translates as MRKPSVELIEKLRDIAKEVRRDVVKMTGIAGSGHPGGSLSAVEILVSLYFARMRHNPKDPYWPERDRFVLSKGHAAPALYSILSLCGYFPREELWTLRKVGSRLQGHPSRLDTPGVEASTGSLGIGFGIAQGMAIAGKLDRKDYRVFVLLGDGEIEEGMVWEVAMSSAHYHLDNFTAILDYNGLQIDGSVHEVMSPYPIASKWRAFGWEVFEVDGHDFYQILEAFDRVEEIRGAPSIIIAHTVKGKGVSFMENNVAFHGKAPKPEEVEIALRELGEE
- a CDS encoding TRAM domain-containing protein, which codes for MEKLLQITFVLLGVGIGYQVGLYTLKYIEHPLTAVGKMSLVGAITVFGGFIMYIFSPGIIGSILRVVSKVESDLQKFPATDIAIGLLGLILGLVIANLLAVSLTPIPIIGDYFPLILNIAFGYLGVRLALTKKEEIISFFGSIPRLKDRFSFKGLKRDSAYGEMVCPKIVDTSVIIDGRIFDIYKSGFLEGVILIPKFVLNELQYVADSTDPMKRNRGRRGLDVLTKLQSEGGNNVKIYEGDVEGRNVDEKLISLAKKLNAEIITTDYNLNKVANIEGIKVLNINELANALKPVVLPGEELVIQIIREGKEMGQGVGYLDDGTMVVVEEGKYYIGKTVEISVTSVLQTAAGRMIFGKIKKVLR
- a CDS encoding polysaccharide pyruvyl transferase family protein, giving the protein MRVFISGYYGFGNLGDEMLLDALKKLLLLVGVGREDLIVLSASPQKTYEEHGLPSMRRGDLLAIFKTIRKNDLLISGPGGLFQDITGPFTPAFYATHLFLAWIKGAKIWVYGQSLGPIKRKINMALLKLALERASLITLRDSGMKSIVPKEKLCFTPDPAFSLEFSHAHQERKGICFVFRQWKWNLEEIIQEALKLGHPLTLVSFQPSVEREVGLRLSRRYNLPFVMLDNWLEACELISSFEVVIGMRLHSLVISAITSTPFIGIGYDPKVKNLCIPLGMPCIDLKGVDFLYRYTNDLMVKWNEISNELREKVELLREKVRVVFKECWNLLLEGGSTRE
- the ftsE gene encoding cell division ATP-binding protein FtsE produces the protein MIRFSAVTKVYPHRIVALRDVSVHIEKGEFVFLIGPTGSGKTTFLKLIYREIKPTRGSVYVMGENLAKMKERRIPYLRRQIGVVFQDFKLLPYKNVCENIAFALEVIGCNPAEIEARVEEVLERVGLSHRSHLLPYQLSGGERQRAAMARALVNDPPILLADEPTGNLDFEAAKSIIDLLVEANLRGTTVVVATHNRDIVNALRKRVIALKDGTVVRDDKEGGYDA
- a CDS encoding YbaB/EbfC family nucleoid-associated protein → MKGVFFLGGKLFKQLQDRLVKVQQELAMETVEGSAGGGMVRVVANGQQEILEVHIEPEVVNPEDVEMLSDLIVAATNDALKKARELAMSRMGSLLGGMKLPWF
- a CDS encoding peptidoglycan DD-metalloendopeptidase family protein translates to MSKKWFSFLLFILLLLPSVSFAINYDAEIEKRQKLLERIKKQLRYQEKLIKYKARKEKSILAQINRLDKEIERKRLEIKITDFKIRKLKSEIDKKRKLIARLLRELEEKRALLSSRIKAMYRYGRIGYLEALLKASSWEDLALRGLYLKRIASYEASLIDEIRRKEMKVSKEKALLERKLKRFFALKRTLQKEMAELGRKKLRRQALLKKIQKEKKLYQRARAEFEELSRKLELAIRKLILEKKMASSRRVVSGGSFRLGYRRVRLVWPVRGRITSGFGYRIHPIFKTKRFHAGIDIAAPTGTAVKAAASGEVLYAGWLRGYGKVIIILHRGGMATVYAHLRDIVVREGQRVAQGEIIGSVGSTGWSTGPHLYFEVRIDGRAVNPLKYLPR
- a CDS encoding DUF951 domain-containing protein, with product MRVGSIVALRKAHPCGGRKWKVIRTGADVKLRCMRCGREIWLPRSRLKRLMVKHGLQDKGSSSGENKAVLL
- the recR gene encoding recombination protein RecR, which produces MVLAKSLKELIALLSELPGLGEKSSQRIVFYLLREKPERVRRIADLLVEVREKLRPCSVCGALSDSDPCGICSDPSRDRSVICVVEDTLDLLSIERASCYKGVYHVLGGLISFVEGRSPEDINIEGLINRVRNGDVREVILALDPSVEGDTTMFYIAELLKPFRVKITRLAFGIPIGGDIEMADSLTLTKAFEGRRMIEEV
- a CDS encoding 23S rRNA (pseudouridine(1915)-N(3))-methyltransferase RlmH, producing the protein MAYRIRVVAVGKIRQSFYKDAINEYLKRLKPLCRISIDEIPESGDPETEGKKILKALRERDFLIALDERGEMITSMGLSQKLEELFVKGREPVFILGGIKGLSEEVRKRVSCVWSLSRLTFTHELARVILFEQIYRAFKIMRKEPYHY
- the maf gene encoding septum formation protein Maf, yielding MRLILASSSPRRQDLLRMIGLRFDVIPPSDVEEKFDLGESPENLAIKLALLKAESVAEKFLPFLGKNERALVIGADTLVELDGELLGKPASWEDAFYMLELLQGKTHRVLTGLGVVELPSLNKESACEITLVSFSPLSREEIELYLRSGEWSGKAGAYAIQGRASLFVERIEGCYFNVVGLPLGLLRRTLLKFGVDILAFGGGGA
- the ftsX gene encoding permease-like cell division protein FtsX; the protein is MRRLGYFVREALKGLWRHGFMSFLTITTIFIVLFIMGLFALIGLNLHFAVGSLSQSLRIKLVLRGNPTPADVQRVYARLLALKEVKEARFISRGEGLRRLAKELGRGDLLELLKSNPLPDVFDIRVKRASDIEEVVRIIKSWRETEDVIYGREAARKLLAIQKFLLYGGGALGLILGVAALLVIFNTVRLVVYARREEIEIMRLVGATRWFIRFPFLFEGVILGGIGGGLASALLFFAYKEAVRFISVQFPFVPLISNISVLYKLCGAISIAGLLIGLIGGLFAVQKFLGGVTLE
- a CDS encoding transketolase family protein, yielding MVAKRSLRDAYGEALIKLGEEREDIVVFDADLSSSTRTSKFASRFPNRFFNMGIAEANMMSTASGLALSGKTVFASTFAVFASCRAYDQVRVAIAYSKANVKIVATHGGITVGEDGATHHAIEDIALMRVMPNFKVLATCDYESTYSMVLKIAEEEGPFYLRLTRVSLPELYERGENFDIGEGKLLKEGSDLTLISEGPLVHEALLASQMLEKEGISVEVIDCYSIKPLPEELILDSVSKTGRVMTAEDHSIIGGLGGAIAELLSERKPLPLKRLGIPDKFCFSGSASDLLKYMGLDALGIAREVKDFLDKV